A stretch of Besnoitia besnoiti strain Bb-Ger1 chromosome Unknown contig00015, whole genome shotgun sequence DNA encodes these proteins:
- a CDS encoding uncharacterized protein (encoded by transcript BESB_028600) yields MLKLLHALLEAERRRDVHAAVQLLRRIRALTPASVVNRQGAFGTCCGPSPQYTALGTPGLSSSSSAGEAAREQPTSEERVSCSAPSESALPASATRPADTTESPPRRDAENRRARPAESLPSQAGAAGHEREAERDASPSPAYAEADPRRRRGRQGSALLDPEVKENEEIRWKRRRRGDGRYEDSPGPSVSEAGSPLRLRRGPAADDTPVMSSGVSSHARRRSLTRVGRGDDIIVPQGAGKLHRVRTELRLDAFLSRYTSTDNKSFSELVKLEKIEKEKSQRWIDSTQEEHNARMIEIQKKTVTGEHAGQLAVGFFSSRNNLYYKNCDVVDAHRQPYELNRRSGEINNVNTRYCTSERQRQHALYSRQVEKKQHLAATEEQRKALEASAAETPFPREEREKQEEATIKKASDTAVALPGPVSGYGNVDLALRTNEEPQLPTVTWGELLSSPALAQAASPSTPFLQSSIFEPCPVNSYAGVSGQLANTVNLATFKMPDPLPREKALARLQDRASARVREQQLKRQQLVGAAVGQGSPRCRLAAARAAAVVLGRAGRSGRSGSSIGLAAVRRSTGSASRSSEEVQRILRLATGSRDGDMRGSETASRSRRKKTGLHRILTKELQVGVAGSDAHAPHRIHCW; encoded by the exons ATGCTCAAGCTTCTACATGCGCTTCTTGAG GCTGAACGACGGAGGGATGTGCATGCAGCGGtacagctgctgcgtcgaATTCGCGCGCTCACGCCTGCTAGCGTCGTGAATCGACAGGGCGCTTTCGGGACGTGCTGTGGACCTTCGCCACAGTACACTGCGCTGGGCACTCCGGggctgtcttcttcgtcgtcagCCGGAGAAGCTGCACGCGAGCAACCGACAAGCGAAGAACGAGTCTCCTGTTCAGCTCCAAGCGAGTCTGCATTgccagcgagcgcgacgcgaccTGCAGACACGACGGAGTCGCCTCCACGTCGTGATGCGGAAAACAGGAGGGCTCGTCCAGCGGAGTCTCTGCCAAGCCAGGCTGGAGCCGCGGGCCACGAACGAgaagccgagagagacgcttcgccgtcgccggcatATGCGGAAGCAGAcccgaggcgaaggcgagggaggcaggGGAGTGCCCTTCTCGACCCCGAGGTCAAAGAGAATGAGGAAATCCGCTggaagcgaagacgcagaggtgATGGGCGCTATGAGGACAGTCCAGGGCCCAGCGTGTCTGAGGCTGGAagtccgctgcgcctgcgcagaggtCCCGCAGCCGACGACACGCCAGTGATGTCCTCAGGAGTGTCGTCgcacgcgcgaagaaggTCCCTGACGCGCGTgggacgaggagacgacaTCATTGTACCTCAAGGTGCTGGGAAGCTGCACCGCGTGCGAACTGAGCTGCGATTGGATGCGTTTCTCAGTCGATACACCAGCACGGACAACAAGAGCTTCTCAGAGTTGGTGAAGCTCGAGAAAatcgagaaagagaagagccAGCGGTGGATAGACTCGACTCAGGAGGAGCACAACGCACGCATGATAGAAATCCAGAAGAAGACTGTGACCGGGGAACACGCGGGGCAGCTTGCGGTCGGATTCTTCTCCTCCAGAAACAATTTGTACTACAAAAACTGCGACGTCGTCGACGCACACCGACAGCCTTACGA GCTGAATCGGCGAAGTGGAGAGATCAACAACGTGAATACGCGCTATTGTACATCCGAGAGACAACGCCAGCATGCACTCTATTCTCGCCAAgtcgagaagaagcagcaccTCGCGGCGACCGAAGAGCAACGGAAGGCTCtggaggcctccgcagcggagaccCCCTTCCctcgagaggagagggaaaAGCAAGAAGAGGCAACCATCAAGAAGGCCTCCGACACCGCGGTCGCTCTCCCAGGCCCCGTCAGCGGCTATGGCAACGTGGACTTGGCTCTGCGGACGAACGAGGAACCGCAGCTTCCAACTGTGACGTGGG GTGAACTCCTGAgctcgcccgccctcgctcaGGCTGCCAGCCCCTCGACGCCCTTTCTGCAGTCGTCAATCTTCGAGCCGTGCCCGGTGAACTCGTACGCGGGCGTGTCGGGGCAATTGGCCAACACGGTGAACCTCGCTACCTTCAAGATGCCAGATCCGCTgccgcgagagaaggcgctcgcgcggcttcaggATCGTGCGTCGGCTCGCGTGCGGGAGCAGCAGCTcaagcgccagcagctggtCGGCGCGGCTGTGGGGCAGGGGTCTCCTCGTTGCCGCTTGGCGGCTGCTCGGGCAGCGGCAGTGGTCCTGGGACGCGCCGGCAGGAGCGGAAGGAGCGGCTCCTCGATAGGCTTGGCCGCCGTTCGACGAAGCaccggcagcgcgagccgaTCGAGCGAAGAGGTCCAAAGAATCTTGCGCCTTGCGACAGGGTCGCGTGACGGAGAcatgcgaggcagcgagacagcgtcgcgcagcagacgtAAGAAGACGGGGCTTCACAGAATCCTAACAAAGGAACTCCAAGTTGGGGTGGCGGGGTCCGATGCTCACGCGCCGCATCGTATCCACTGCTGGTAG
- a CDS encoding uncharacterized protein (encoded by transcript BESB_028620) has product MASRSNCGAVVRLAALLLAVCVVAFSPSVAAAEETHSTVTYNPVEAFLSMLRDSQTSVARETTEAPASRVFLPMLFPPPIPPQPQNVYHKHVHHLPKKPPTHVPPFHPPSHRPHPHPHKPHHPHHHHEYPPFFPPPPQPRYY; this is encoded by the coding sequence ATGGCGAGCAGGAGCAACTGCGGCGCGGTCGTGCGTTTGGCGGCCCTGCTTCTGGCAGTGTGCGTGGTGGCCTTCTCTCCATccgtcgctgcagcggaAGAAACCCACAGCACCGTGACGTACAATCCGGTGGAGGCTTTCTTGAGCATGCTGCGTGACAGCCAGACAAGCGTCGCCCGCGAGACAACCGAGGCGCCCGCTTCCCGGGTCTTCCTTCCGATGCTTTTTCCCCCTCCCATTCCCCCGCAGCCACAAAACGTGTATCACAAGCACGTCCACCACCTGCCAAAGAAGCCGCCCACGCACGTCCCGCCCTTCCATCCGCCCTCCCACAGGCCTCATCCCCACCCGCACAAGCCGCATCACCCCCATCACCATCACGAATACCCCCCCttcttcccccctcccccgcagCCAAGGTACTACTAG
- a CDS encoding uncharacterized protein (encoded by transcript BESB_028610): protein MARGICGLLALAALSATVAAAADSNTEYPNFLEAFTRPADASKMMERMAQTFINAATQNEGVKMMERAIGSVVDPTTVHNLFVEANRGARSFLNPFEALWGMSMSQFQNRAAEGNADGSVSETTPQRVFPFFFPFTGASPAAKYGPRYEFHDHIYECGGRPCDESWSVSHSYSHSHSVSREE, encoded by the coding sequence ATGGCACGCGGAATCTGTGGTCTCCTTGCTCTTGCGGCACTGAGCGCAaccgtcgctgccgccgccgactcCAACACAGAGTACCCAAACTTCTTGGAGGCCTTCACTCGTCCTGCCGATGCCAGCAAAATGATGGAACGGATGGCACAGACCTTCATCAACGCGGCCACTCAGAATGAAGGCGTGAAGATGATGGAGCGAGCAATTGGCTCTGTCGTCGATCCTACCACTGTCCATAACCTCTTCGTCGAGGCCAACAGAGGTGCCAGATCTTTCTTGAACCCGTTTGAGGCTCTCTGGGGCATGAGCATGAGCCAATTCCAGAACCGTGCTGCTGAAGGCAACGCCGATGGAAGCGTCTCTGAAACGACTCCTCAGCGCGTtttccctttcttcttccccttcacCGGAGCTTCTCCCGCTGCCAAGTACGGCCCCCGCTACGAGTTCCACGACCACATCTACGAATGCGGTGGCAGGCCGTGCGATGAGTCCTGGTCTGTGTCCCACTCGTACTCTCACTCTCACTCTGTTTCCCGGGAAGAGTAA